Proteins encoded by one window of Tunturibacter psychrotolerans:
- a CDS encoding iron-containing alcohol dehydrogenase has product MRAEIRIPSILKIGGGSFSEVAALLSRLQCRRPLIVTDPFLMNNGLPEQLRTQIRDAGLISEIFHETHADPTTAIVEEGVRVFLKGGHDSLVSLGGGGSPIDTAKAIGMLATNGGRVRDFKAPNAPTVRCPTHFAIPTTAGTGSEVTRFTVITDVETEEKMLIAGDVLLPTVAVVDYELTLTMPPRLTADTGTDSLTHAIEAYVSRKASPFTDALALSAMKTIWRELPVSFHEPGNRTSREAMMLAATQAGIAFSNASVALVHGMSRPLGAHFHVPHGLSNAMLLPVVTAFSVKAAVGRYAECARTMGVTKSNVTDEVAVDQLIRSLYSRNAELKVPSPRQFGIDQERYFALIPTMTAQAFASGSPQNNPRVPESGEVEAIYRQAWQ; this is encoded by the coding sequence ATGAGAGCTGAGATCCGGATTCCGTCCATTCTCAAAATCGGTGGGGGATCGTTCTCTGAGGTCGCAGCATTGCTTTCGCGTCTTCAGTGCAGGCGGCCGCTCATCGTGACGGATCCTTTCCTGATGAACAATGGGCTGCCCGAACAACTGCGAACACAAATACGAGATGCCGGCCTGATCTCTGAGATCTTTCATGAGACCCATGCGGATCCGACGACAGCGATCGTCGAGGAAGGCGTTCGGGTCTTCCTTAAGGGCGGCCATGACAGCCTCGTGAGCCTCGGAGGAGGAGGAAGCCCGATCGATACGGCTAAAGCCATCGGCATGCTGGCGACCAACGGTGGTAGGGTTCGCGACTTCAAGGCCCCGAATGCTCCAACTGTTCGTTGTCCAACGCACTTTGCAATCCCAACGACCGCCGGTACCGGGTCGGAAGTCACACGATTTACCGTGATTACAGATGTGGAGACGGAAGAGAAGATGCTGATTGCCGGCGATGTCCTTCTTCCCACGGTCGCAGTGGTGGATTATGAGTTGACGTTGACAATGCCGCCGAGATTGACGGCGGACACGGGCACTGACTCGTTGACGCATGCAATCGAGGCGTACGTTAGTCGCAAAGCTAGTCCGTTCACTGACGCTCTTGCGCTTTCGGCTATGAAGACGATTTGGCGGGAGCTTCCGGTCAGCTTTCACGAACCGGGAAACCGCACCTCCCGCGAGGCCATGATGTTGGCTGCAACACAGGCTGGCATTGCGTTCTCGAATGCGAGTGTAGCTCTTGTCCATGGCATGAGCCGTCCGCTTGGAGCACACTTTCATGTTCCCCACGGACTCTCGAACGCCATGTTGTTGCCGGTCGTAACGGCTTTTTCGGTTAAGGCGGCAGTGGGACGCTACGCAGAGTGCGCGCGAACCATGGGCGTGACAAAGAGCAACGTCACGGATGAAGTCGCAGTCGATCAATTGATTCGAAGTTTGTATAGCCGGAATGCCGAACTGAAGGTGCCTTCGCCGAGGCAGTTCGGGATCGATCAAGAGCGCTATTTTGCTTTGATTCCCACGATGACAGCACAGGCATTTGCTTCGGGATCGCCGCAGAATAACCCTCGCGTCCCTGAGAGCGGAGAGGTTGAGGCAATCTACCGCCAAGCGTGGCAATAA